The Bacteroidetes Order II. bacterium genome includes the window ACCTCTGGGCTGGGCGCCGCCGCATTAATAAAATCGGCTTGTTCATCATCCGAAAGGTCTAAAGCCTGTAAAAACAATTCTTTTTCACTATTTTCCATATCACGCCTGATTATATCATTTATTTGAGTAACTCGGCTTTGAGCCAAGCCCGCGCATATTCCAGATCCCGCAAAACGGTTCGGTCTGTTACATCATGTAGAGTGCTGATTTCTTTTATTTTAAGCCCGATAAAATAGCGTTGAATAAAAACCTCGCAAGCACGTTCATCTTCTCGTTTCAGATATTCCAAGGCTTCATCGAGATTGGCCAGGGCCTCAATCTTTTCCGTCAATGCGATCTCGCCGACGGTTTCATAATCGGTAAGCAAGTGGGGTGGAATACGGCGGGCTGCGTTTTTTTTGGCTGCATGGTTGATCAATACCTGACGCATCAGTTGGCCCATGGTGTTATAAAAATGCCGGCGATTTTCCCATTTCAGTGGTTGGTTATATCCGATTCGTAGCCATGCTTCGGAAATAAGTTCTTTGCTGTTAAAACCAAGCGCACCATTTTCCTTACCGAGAAGGTTTTGGGCAATTTTTTCCAAATGATGCCACACCCGGACCAATACCTCGTTCCATTCGTCCGCTTCAGGGCTTTCGATGCTGTTGAGGAGCGTTGTCAGATGTTCGGGGATTGTCGTTTTCATGCCTTTTCAGAGAACAGGATTAAAAGGGTAACCATTATCAGATATCTTTGGGGAGGAGGAACACTAAAATACATGATAACCATATAGTCCATTTGGTCTAATTTTTGTCCATCATCCTCGTTACCCATTTTTTACACTTCAAAAATCATTTTTAATAAATCAGAATGTCACAATTCGCTTTTAAATAGGCATGTAGATACACCACCCATTTTTATTGGAACCGGATGTATCATGGCTATACTTGTTATAAAAGAAACCACCCCGCTTATTGACCTTCCGTTGCCACTTGGAGTCTTGTGCATAGACCGAAAGAGTCAGCGCATCCTACAACGAAATGCGTTTATGGCTTCGCATTATCCTTATACATTCTTAGAAGGGATTCCCCTCTCGTCCTACATTCACCCGGAAGATTTACCCCAACTGCACACAACCATACAGCAGTTTTCTGGCAAGTACGACTCCCCTCTTTCGCTACGTTTCATGGATAACGAAAGAAAATGGCATTGGGGGCAGTGGCGATTGGGCTGTATGGACCTACAAAGCAATGCAGAAGTACTCTTCTTGTGTTTTATCGAATGCCCCCCTTCCGACGGTTTTGCTTTTACGAAATCTCAAGCCCCCAACCCATTCATAGAGTCGCCTATTGCCTTAACACGACGCGAGGAAGAAGTGCTAAAATTGATTGCAGCGGGAAAGCGAGACAAAGAAATTGCTTCGGAATTATACCTAAGTTCTTATACCATCATGAATCATCGGCGCAGGCTTCTACGAAAATTAAATGCAAAGAATAAAGTTGATTTGGTTAGGATTTCAAAAGAAAAAGGACTGCTATGAAGGTTTTTTCGTAGGCCGATATTGGTTTGCACGCCTATTTTCTGCCGCTTCTTGGGCCGTTTCCAAGATGCGTTTGGCACGGGTAGCAGGCTGTTTGGCGCTGGATATCCACTCTAATAGGGCGCGTTTTACCGAGGCCGGGAAGCGCTGAAAGTGTTCCTCCGCAGTTGGATATGCTTCTAAGGCCCTTTGCAGGTCTTTAGGTATTTCTAAGGCAATCACCGCATCCAAAGCCGTCCAAGTACCTGTTTTTTTGGCTAAGGTCACCATTTCCCAGCCTGCTTCGGTCATGAGGCCCTGCTCGGCCAAACGAGTAACTTTATCTTTATTGACCCCGCTCCAATTGCTCTTGGGTTTCCGTTTAGAAAAATATTGGTAATAGCTCTCGGCATTGCGTTTGGCGGGCTTGCTGTCTATCCAGCCAAAGCACAGGGCTTCATCCACCGCTTCGTCGTAATAGACACTGGGTACACCACTTTTTTTATGATACATAATAAGCCATACCTTGTCTGCGGTTTGATGGTTAGCGGCCAACCAAGCACGCCAAGCAGCGCGACTTTCGGCATAAAAGGACGATATGCCATCTGGTCTAAAGGGCGGGATGTCTTGCATGTTCAATAGTCGTTTATGAAGAAGGTATAGCGGCCACCGCGCCCTTTTTAAGGGTAGCTGCCCGCCTTTGCCGTATTTTCTCGACAGGTTCCGCCACCCATTGGTTCAATAAAATGGCCATCAACAAAGAATAGGCGGTCACCGTCACCCCGTGCCCACCCAAATCCGGAAACAGTTTCACCGTCCAGGCACTCACAAAGAGCATGTGGCAAATATAGAGCGGATACGAAAGCTCCCCAATCCACCGGTCCACTTTGTTGTTTTTGGTATATTCAAAGAGAAATGGAATGGCCAATACCAACAATGCAGTATAGGTATATTTCAGCGGATAATACCACGAAACAGGGGCCTCTTGGTATATCAGGGTTCCGGCAATCACTACAACCAAAATGGCCTGATACACATAGCGAGGAATCGCCCTTTCTTTTATTTTTTGATACAACCGATAAGACACATTCCCTAATAAAAAGTACATCAACTCCAACGGAAAGAAACGATAGCTCCAAGGGTCGTAGTTCAGATCAAATTTATACGCCAGAATGCGCAAAACAATGGTGAATCCCAAAAGCCAAGAAACCGACTTTAAGGGCCTCCGGACAATAAAGGGGGCCATCAAATAAAAGGTGATTTCTACCCCCAAGGTCCATGCCTGTGGAATCATTAAAAACTTATTGATTGGCGGATCGAAGAGCTTGTAATTATGAGAAAGCATTAAAATACCGTCGGTCTGATGATAGCCCGTAAACATCAGCCAGTCTTGCCCAATAAGGCCAAAGTTCGAGAAGGTGAGCACACCCCATGTCCACCAACTCATGTTGCCTCGAATAAAATATTTATAGTACGGGTCCAACAATCCGGCGTAAAAGCCGTGGTGGTTTTTAAAGGCAATAAAACTCGTCAGAATCACAATGCCCAGGACCGCCCAGTAGATCGGATAAAGGCGAAGTAGGCGATTGGTAATAAACAGCTTATAGGTATCCTTCCCTGTTCCAGTATATTTTTCGTTTAGCACCATAGACATATAGAAGCCGGATATAATGTAAAAACATTGAACGGCATTTAGACCACCCACCATCTTTATGCCCAGAATGGGCGAACTGTGGGTAAATACAACAGCTATAGCGAGTAAAAGGCGATAAAGTCCCACGGTTGCAAATGCTGGTTGGTGTGGAAAAAGGGAGTGGGGGCAAGTCCTAAAGATACAACACTTCCGAAAGCGGCTTTTGCATCATAAACGACTCTTCACCGAAGGTACACAGATACATCCTATGTACCGAATTTGACGGATACAAGACATCTGCCACGAATCGTTTGTATATTTGTATCACCACGTACCACCACTTGTATTAATCTACCCGCTATTATGCCACGCGCTTTCCGAATTGCTTTGGTTATTTTACCAGTCTTGTTTTTACTGGCGGTCTTTGCCTTGATGGCCCT containing:
- a CDS encoding YdeI/OmpD-associated family protein yields the protein MQDIPPFRPDGISSFYAESRAAWRAWLAANHQTADKVWLIMYHKKSGVPSVYYDEAVDEALCFGWIDSKPAKRNAESYYQYFSKRKPKSNWSGVNKDKVTRLAEQGLMTEAGWEMVTLAKKTGTWTALDAVIALEIPKDLQRALEAYPTAEEHFQRFPASVKRALLEWISSAKQPATRAKRILETAQEAAENRRANQYRPTKKPS
- a CDS encoding acyltransferase, giving the protein MGLYRLLLAIAVVFTHSSPILGIKMVGGLNAVQCFYIISGFYMSMVLNEKYTGTGKDTYKLFITNRLLRLYPIYWAVLGIVILTSFIAFKNHHGFYAGLLDPYYKYFIRGNMSWWTWGVLTFSNFGLIGQDWLMFTGYHQTDGILMLSHNYKLFDPPINKFLMIPQAWTLGVEITFYLMAPFIVRRPLKSVSWLLGFTIVLRILAYKFDLNYDPWSYRFFPLELMYFLLGNVSYRLYQKIKERAIPRYVYQAILVVVIAGTLIYQEAPVSWYYPLKYTYTALLVLAIPFLFEYTKNNKVDRWIGELSYPLYICHMLFVSAWTVKLFPDLGGHGVTVTAYSLLMAILLNQWVAEPVEKIRQRRAATLKKGAVAAIPSS